From Arcticibacter tournemirensis, one genomic window encodes:
- a CDS encoding DUF4134 domain-containing protein, which translates to MTVKTKKLFAIAALSMLAAQFSFAQGGGSTGINAATSSLTSYVDPVSTLILAIGAVVGLIGGVRVYIKWNAGDQDINKELMSWGGSCLFLVLVSVVIKAFFGV; encoded by the coding sequence ATGACAGTAAAAACAAAAAAACTGTTTGCAATCGCTGCGCTTTCCATGCTGGCAGCTCAATTTTCATTCGCCCAGGGTGGCGGTTCCACCGGCATCAATGCCGCCACTTCTTCACTGACCAGCTATGTAGACCCGGTATCTACGCTGATCCTGGCCATCGGGGCCGTGGTCGGCCTGATCGGCGGGGTGCGCGTGTACATCAAATGGAACGCGGGAGATCAGGATATCAACAAAGAATTGATGTCCTGGGGCGGTTCCTGCCTGTTCCTGGTGCTGGTATCTGTGGTCATTAAAGCGTTTTTCGGCGTATAA
- a CDS encoding plasmid transfer protein yields the protein MMNITNLLTGTAGFFMQSGSGDVPDSFKKTFNFLQGNGVYEEGMMHFLKAMKNTIWTHYDAFIADAQALSAIFMLIFFAIKSYEMMSGDKKMEIMPLLRPFGLVMVILWWSTFTRVVAYPTDLIANKTELMFNDSQTEVNNLRLERAQLMVQVADQLLTVQAQTETAKQEADTWYENAWESVKSTVKEGFAEVWNPIVELRNRMQVGLQLLASSILETLALWILRICVYIIFIIQIIFSTILIILGPFSVAISILPAFRDSFSTWIARFISVNLYTGIGFLVLYVASLFQHYAMEAEISRYKELVGTSGESLEKLGWFAGNGLLSFGIVIVTFLIGGLTMLTVPSISTWIVSTSGISSAASTMGRGASNMSRMLTKMMK from the coding sequence ATGATGAACATAACCAATTTACTGACCGGCACTGCCGGTTTTTTTATGCAATCAGGTTCCGGTGACGTGCCGGACTCCTTTAAAAAGACCTTTAACTTTTTACAAGGCAACGGTGTGTACGAGGAAGGTATGATGCACTTCCTAAAGGCCATGAAAAATACCATCTGGACGCATTACGATGCCTTTATCGCCGATGCGCAGGCGTTGTCTGCCATATTCATGCTCATTTTTTTTGCCATTAAATCCTATGAGATGATGTCGGGGGACAAGAAAATGGAGATTATGCCCCTGCTTAGACCCTTCGGCCTGGTCATGGTGATTTTGTGGTGGTCCACCTTTACCAGGGTGGTCGCTTATCCGACCGATCTGATCGCCAATAAGACCGAGCTCATGTTTAACGACAGCCAGACCGAGGTTAATAACCTGCGCCTGGAACGGGCCCAGCTTATGGTACAGGTCGCCGACCAACTGCTCACCGTACAGGCACAGACCGAAACGGCCAAACAGGAAGCGGATACCTGGTATGAAAATGCCTGGGAGTCGGTCAAGTCCACGGTCAAGGAAGGTTTTGCCGAGGTATGGAACCCGATTGTTGAGCTGCGCAACCGTATGCAGGTCGGCCTGCAGCTGCTCGCCAGTTCCATCCTGGAAACACTGGCGTTATGGATACTGCGTATCTGCGTGTACATCATCTTTATTATCCAGATCATTTTTTCCACGATATTAATAATCCTGGGGCCGTTTTCGGTAGCCATTAGCATTCTGCCCGCATTCAGGGACAGCTTCAGCACCTGGATCGCCCGGTTTATTTCGGTCAACCTCTACACGGGTATCGGTTTTTTGGTGCTGTATGTCGCCTCACTATTCCAGCACTACGCAATGGAAGCAGAGATCAGCCGCTATAAAGAGCTGGTCGGCACATCCGGTGAAAGCCTTGAAAAACTCGGCTGGTTCGCCGGAAACGGCCTGCTTTCTTTCGGTATCGTGATCGTCACCTTTCTGATCGGCGGGCTCACCATGCTGACCGTTCCGAGTATCAGCACCTGGATCGTGTCCACTTCCGGCATCAGCTCTGCCGCTTCCACAATGGGCCGCGGTGCTTCCAATATGTCCAGGATGCTCACCAAAATGATGAAATAA
- the ltrA gene encoding group II intron reverse transcriptase/maturase — MNVIEKSCAPSDQVYNWNSIDWDRCESEVRKLQVRLVKAQKENRPGKVKALQWLLTHSFCAKALAVKRVTSNKGKNTAGVDNKLWSTPNAKFQAIADLKRRGYKPQPLKRVNIEKSNGKLRPLGIPTMKDRTMQALYLMALEPVAETIADNHSYGFRKERSTSDARERCFSLLSKKLGPQWILEADIKGCFDHINHDWLLNHVPMDRDILQKWLKCGFIFKGERFQTEEGTPQGGIISPTLANIALDGLQRILAEKFRKRQVNLEMIVPRVHLVRYADDFIITGTSKEQLENEVMPLVKEFLAVRGLELSQDKTKITHITEGFDFLGFNVRKYDNGKLLIKPSKNSLHKLSEKVAGIINANKTARQEVLIRQLNPVITGWANYYKGCVASETFRKVDFLMFQKLWKWALRRHPKKGKYWIADRYFRKIKNRNWCFATDTPDYRGTSEVFSLKRAYDIKILRHVQIKQEANPFDQEWEPYFQKRKVFKMLDAMEGKKNLLALWLKQDRACALCGRDINADDEWATSKRRFGEDIQFTLVHKPCRRSHDQLKLRLS, encoded by the coding sequence ATGAACGTAATTGAAAAATCGTGTGCGCCTTCTGACCAAGTTTACAACTGGAACAGCATTGACTGGGACAGATGTGAATCAGAGGTTAGGAAGCTACAAGTTAGACTTGTAAAGGCTCAGAAAGAGAACAGACCGGGCAAGGTGAAAGCTTTGCAGTGGTTGTTGACTCATTCGTTTTGCGCCAAAGCTTTGGCAGTAAAACGGGTAACCTCTAACAAAGGTAAAAACACGGCTGGGGTAGACAATAAGTTATGGTCTACTCCAAATGCTAAATTTCAGGCAATAGCTGATCTGAAAAGACGGGGATACAAACCCCAACCATTAAAAAGGGTAAATATTGAAAAGAGTAATGGAAAACTGCGTCCACTGGGAATACCGACTATGAAAGACAGAACAATGCAAGCACTGTACCTGATGGCTCTAGAGCCAGTTGCCGAAACAATTGCGGACAACCATTCCTATGGTTTCCGCAAGGAAAGAAGCACATCGGATGCACGTGAGCGTTGCTTCAGCCTACTTTCAAAGAAGTTAGGACCACAATGGATATTGGAAGCGGACATCAAGGGATGTTTTGACCATATAAACCACGACTGGCTGTTGAACCATGTCCCTATGGACAGGGACATACTCCAGAAATGGTTGAAATGTGGCTTCATCTTTAAGGGTGAACGTTTTCAGACAGAGGAAGGTACACCGCAAGGTGGTATCATCTCGCCAACTCTTGCCAATATAGCTTTGGACGGACTGCAAAGAATACTTGCGGAAAAGTTCAGGAAGAGACAGGTAAACCTAGAAATGATTGTGCCGAGGGTACATTTAGTTCGGTATGCCGACGATTTCATTATCACGGGAACATCAAAGGAACAATTGGAAAATGAAGTGATGCCACTGGTCAAGGAATTTCTTGCCGTAAGGGGTTTAGAACTCTCGCAGGATAAAACCAAGATAACGCATATTACCGAAGGTTTCGATTTTCTGGGTTTCAATGTCCGAAAATATGATAATGGAAAACTCCTGATTAAACCATCCAAAAATAGTCTGCATAAGCTTTCTGAAAAGGTTGCTGGTATCATAAATGCCAATAAAACCGCAAGACAGGAAGTTCTCATCAGACAGCTAAACCCAGTAATAACTGGTTGGGCAAATTATTACAAAGGTTGCGTAGCCTCCGAAACTTTTAGAAAAGTTGATTTCCTGATGTTCCAAAAGCTATGGAAATGGGCTTTGAGAAGGCATCCCAAAAAAGGTAAGTACTGGATTGCAGACCGATACTTCCGCAAGATTAAAAACAGGAACTGGTGTTTTGCTACGGATACGCCCGATTATCGAGGAACAAGCGAAGTCTTTTCTTTGAAACGTGCGTACGACATTAAGATACTTAGACATGTTCAGATTAAGCAGGAAGCTAATCCGTTTGACCAGGAATGGGAGCCTTACTTCCAAAAGCGTAAAGTGTTCAAAATGCTGGATGCAATGGAAGGAAAGAAGAACCTGTTAGCTTTATGGTTAAAGCAAGACCGTGCGTGTGCTCTGTGTGGCAGGGATATCAATGCTGATGACGAGTGGGCTACCTCCAAACGTAGGTTTGGGGAGGACATTCAGTTCACTTTGGTACATAAACCCTGCCGCAGGAGCCACGACCAATTAAAATTGAGGTTATCATGA
- a CDS encoding ParA family protein has product MVILIGNQKGGAGKSTLTLLFANYLTLVKKRKVTVLDMDYQQSLASKAEKAKILENEPLYDVVPADLKLFPSLHSALSSRSGEIILIDLPGKMDDDGLLPLFAAADIVLCPFAYDEFSVDSTLLFAMVLRKINDKAPFIFIPNRIKNTVKYETRAEIEKVMQRFGVIAPGLADRVDFQRISTFQTPLILYPVVLPLLDLIYSQYLEWGEQT; this is encoded by the coding sequence ATGGTTATACTCATTGGAAACCAAAAAGGCGGTGCCGGAAAAAGCACCCTCACCCTGCTTTTTGCCAACTACCTGACCCTGGTCAAAAAGCGGAAGGTCACCGTCCTGGATATGGACTACCAGCAGTCGCTGGCCTCAAAAGCTGAAAAGGCGAAGATCCTGGAAAACGAACCGCTTTATGATGTGGTGCCTGCCGATCTGAAACTTTTTCCGTCCCTGCACAGCGCACTAAGCAGCCGGTCAGGAGAAATCATCCTGATCGATCTGCCGGGCAAGATGGATGATGACGGTCTGCTGCCGCTGTTCGCCGCCGCCGACATTGTGCTTTGCCCTTTTGCCTACGATGAATTTTCCGTGGATTCTACTTTGCTGTTTGCAATGGTGCTGCGGAAGATCAACGATAAGGCGCCGTTTATCTTCATCCCCAACCGTATCAAGAACACGGTAAAATATGAAACCAGGGCAGAAATTGAAAAGGTGATGCAGCGCTTCGGGGTGATCGCCCCCGGCCTGGCCGACCGGGTGGACTTCCAGCGGATCAGCACTTTTCAAACGCCACTGATCCTGTACCCGGTCGTACTGCCGCTGCTCGACCTGATCTACAGCCAGTACCTGGAATGGGGGGAACAAACATGA
- a CDS encoding DUF4134 family protein produces the protein MNFSHLLLKTTPVVFFFALPFLSMAQSPPGIGEFYEASGEMHRWYFSLSDMVLVLGAISGILGGLRVYANWQSGKHHIDAQVMGWFFSCLFISVIGAALKALFGVH, from the coding sequence ATGAATTTTAGCCATCTTCTTTTAAAGACAACCCCGGTTGTCTTTTTTTTTGCCCTGCCTTTTTTGAGCATGGCGCAGTCGCCGCCTGGTATCGGTGAATTTTACGAGGCCAGCGGGGAAATGCACCGCTGGTATTTCAGCCTTTCGGACATGGTGCTTGTGCTGGGCGCCATCAGCGGCATCCTGGGCGGCCTGCGCGTATATGCCAACTGGCAGTCCGGCAAACATCATATCGACGCCCAGGTCATGGGCTGGTTCTTTTCCTGCCTGTTCATATCGGTCATCGGGGCGGCGCTCAAAGCCCTGTTCGGGGTGCATTAA
- a CDS encoding plasmid mobilization relaxosome protein MobC: MGNSKVSKDRLSAPKIRRFELRLSEQELLQFLELEKSLCISRADIVRIRVLKNSANLLVNAKALMKQLDTIGAELGRSGNNINQLARHANILHKQGLLNQSVTTEFNDLLGKYIAVQQELEKVIRQIIRQMKG; encoded by the coding sequence ATGGGGAACAGCAAAGTATCCAAAGACAGGCTTTCCGCACCGAAAATACGCCGTTTTGAATTAAGGCTTAGCGAACAGGAATTACTGCAATTCCTGGAACTGGAAAAATCCCTGTGTATCAGCCGCGCCGATATTGTGCGTATCCGGGTATTGAAAAACTCGGCTAACCTGCTGGTGAACGCCAAAGCGCTGATGAAACAGCTGGACACCATCGGGGCCGAACTTGGCAGGTCGGGCAATAACATCAACCAGCTGGCAAGGCATGCCAACATACTTCACAAACAGGGCCTGCTGAATCAAAGTGTAACGACTGAATTTAACGACCTGCTGGGCAAATACATCGCTGTGCAGCAGGAACTGGAAAAAGTGATCCGGCAGATCATCCGCCAAATGAAAGGTTAA
- a CDS encoding DNA cytosine methyltransferase, giving the protein MLRHGSLFSGIGGFDIAAAWMGWQNIFSCERNPFCQTILQHYWPNTHHYDDIFQFSAAQFRGHVDIISGGFPCQPFSQAGKRKGKADDRYLFPEACRIITEARPEWIVLENVAGLFSILEPDSLSEMEIKAVELFCQDGDHGADSTIIRLQRRVIGSIISEIGAAGYVLPQLKDGTPVVLCIPAAALNAPHQRDRVWFVAHADGDRDQQHRDYDRPGQTGPRTGRPQERQGNRRAGIPDGFSDLLHATGTIDTISTGTGKYASLHIGSPDPHPAHSGTDWQHTVPGWEAWPAEPPFCGGNDGLPAELDGITFSAWRGESVKAYGNAIVPQVALEIFRAIQAVNRQL; this is encoded by the coding sequence ATGCTTAGACACGGCAGCCTATTTAGCGGCATCGGCGGTTTTGACATCGCCGCTGCCTGGATGGGATGGCAAAATATTTTCTCCTGCGAAAGAAATCCTTTCTGCCAGACCATACTACAACATTACTGGCCAAACACTCATCATTATGACGACATCTTTCAATTCAGCGCAGCTCAGTTTAGGGGACACGTTGACATCATCAGCGGGGGATTTCCCTGCCAGCCATTCAGCCAGGCCGGAAAGCGAAAGGGCAAAGCGGATGACCGCTACCTCTTCCCGGAGGCTTGCCGAATTATTACAGAAGCAAGGCCAGAGTGGATCGTTCTTGAAAACGTTGCTGGCCTGTTCAGCATTCTCGAACCAGACAGTTTATCTGAAATGGAAATTAAAGCGGTTGAGCTTTTTTGTCAGGACGGTGACCACGGGGCGGACAGTACCATTATCCGGCTCCAGCGCAGAGTTATCGGAAGCATCATTTCAGAGATCGGTGCCGCAGGATATGTATTACCGCAGCTTAAAGACGGCACACCAGTCGTTCTGTGTATTCCGGCTGCTGCCCTTAACGCCCCGCACCAAAGGGACCGGGTCTGGTTTGTTGCCCACGCCGACGGCGACCGAGATCAGCAACATCGGGACTACGACCGCCCAGGTCAAACAGGGCCGCGAACTGGCCGACCGCAAGAACGACAAGGGAACCGGCGGGCAGGTATCCCTGACGGATTTTCTGATCTACTACACGCTACAGGCACAATCGACACCATATCCACCGGCACCGGAAAATATGCCAGTCTCCATATTGGATCGCCTGATCCGCATCCTGCCCACAGCGGAACAGACTGGCAGCACACGGTTCCCGGCTGGGAAGCATGGCCAGCTGAACCCCCGTTTTGTGGCGGAAATGATGGGCTTCCCGCCGAACTGGACGGAATTACCTTTTCTGCCTGGCGTGGGGAAAGTGTGAAGGCTTACGGCAATGCCATTGTCCCGCAGGTCGCCCTGGAAATCTTCCGCGCCATCCAGGCCGTTAACCGGCAGCTTTAA
- a CDS encoding relaxase/mobilization nuclease domain-containing protein produces MIVKILLPSATFKGVSYNTNKIEKDKGELMKVENFGALQALEHLKPKDYINYLEARSKTSARIKYPQFHAVISCKGKSHSKEQLTEIATGWLKGMGYGEQPYLLVFHKDTDNNHIHIVSTHVDENGKKINDSYEKIRAYQVLNQVMGLDQKEQVTKDLDKALSYHFSTRPQFMMLLESQGYTLKLNGGRYALFKYGKQQGDIDAAKVDARISLYQQNINRLAQLRAITEKYKASHNPAVIPVTVPLPGGKAAKPTGYTSELAELLASKFGMQVLFHGKAGMPPYGYTLIDHAQKTVYKGGELMPITEFIRPSDSRQTEREQPVAESPEPIAAPSPAVYVEADEQEETVFPAGQDQPAEVSGYAEEPVSASWLPEINLDIADDIDDEAILGRNRQRKRKARTNTR; encoded by the coding sequence ATGATTGTAAAGATCCTGCTCCCGTCCGCAACTTTTAAAGGCGTAAGTTATAATACAAACAAAATAGAAAAGGATAAGGGCGAACTGATGAAGGTGGAAAATTTCGGCGCCTTGCAAGCCCTGGAACATTTGAAGCCCAAAGATTATATCAATTACCTGGAAGCCCGTTCAAAGACAAGCGCCCGGATCAAATACCCGCAGTTCCATGCCGTGATTTCCTGTAAGGGAAAATCGCACAGCAAAGAGCAGCTGACCGAAATAGCGACCGGATGGCTTAAAGGCATGGGCTACGGGGAACAGCCCTACCTGCTGGTATTCCATAAGGATACGGACAATAACCACATTCATATCGTGTCCACCCATGTTGATGAAAACGGCAAAAAGATCAATGACAGTTACGAAAAGATACGCGCCTACCAGGTATTGAACCAGGTCATGGGACTGGACCAAAAAGAGCAGGTCACTAAAGATCTGGATAAAGCGCTCAGCTATCATTTTTCAACCCGACCACAGTTTATGATGCTCCTGGAATCCCAGGGCTATACCCTGAAACTTAACGGCGGGCGGTACGCGCTTTTCAAATATGGCAAACAGCAAGGCGATATTGATGCCGCCAAAGTGGATGCCCGGATTAGCCTTTACCAGCAAAACATTAACAGGCTGGCACAGCTACGGGCCATCACAGAAAAATACAAGGCAAGCCATAATCCTGCCGTCATCCCGGTAACAGTACCCCTGCCCGGAGGAAAGGCGGCAAAACCTACCGGCTATACTTCGGAACTGGCCGAACTGCTGGCCTCAAAATTTGGTATGCAGGTACTCTTTCACGGTAAGGCAGGGATGCCGCCATACGGTTACACCCTGATAGACCATGCGCAAAAGACTGTTTATAAAGGCGGTGAGCTGATGCCGATTACTGAATTTATCAGGCCATCGGACAGCCGCCAGACAGAACGTGAACAGCCCGTTGCCGAAAGTCCGGAACCAATTGCAGCGCCAAGCCCGGCTGTTTATGTTGAAGCTGACGAACAGGAGGAAACCGTTTTTCCGGCCGGGCAAGATCAGCCTGCTGAGGTTTCCGGTTATGCCGAAGAACCCGTATCCGCTTCCTGGCTGCCAGAGATCAATCTGGATATTGCCGATGACATCGACGATGAGGCTATACTCGGCCGTAACCGGCAGCGCAAGCGCAAAGCAAGGACCAATACACGATAA
- a CDS encoding helix-turn-helix domain-containing protein, whose translation MKKVRNEQIIKALGQRVRDLRSDKKLSMEKLAELSGIDYRQLSYIELGQTDASLSTLYALCNGLNISLTELMDINTLK comes from the coding sequence GTGAAGAAAGTCCGCAATGAACAAATTATAAAAGCGCTTGGGCAGCGGGTACGAGACTTGCGCAGCGACAAAAAGCTATCAATGGAAAAACTGGCCGAATTATCGGGTATCGATTACCGCCAATTGTCTTATATCGAACTCGGTCAGACTGATGCCAGCCTGAGTACCTTATATGCGTTGTGCAACGGTCTGAATATATCATTGACTGAACTTATGGACATCAACACGCTGAAATAA
- a CDS encoding toprim domain-containing protein produces the protein MPKYVDVSTLADISIVDFLARLGHHPVRKTGKEHFYHSMLRDTKKDTPSFTVWDAGHCWKDWGGANATGIFKGGIVQLGIAYWPGLSFVEVLNKIQKVCDMDTALIPEYVPPKKYAPDPEKGTFEWNLVNVRELGSNFVLSQYLHSRGLFDIAKNQQVKEVYYNRANSPENAPVYYAVGWQNEHGAWEFSNAKGFKSCIGPKGISLIPGDTHHVAVFEGYMDYLSWQKLHSETRPTVIVLNAITMLGYALERIRSFQTVDVYFDNDDPGRKCTGLLLKEIPHAVDRSYEYQGYNDYNDKLKADLQNPDHPAQGPLAEMLNHSTGRKR, from the coding sequence ATGCCTAAATATGTAGATGTTTCCACGCTGGCAGATATTTCTATCGTGGATTTCCTGGCCCGCCTGGGCCATCATCCGGTGAGAAAGACCGGGAAAGAACACTTTTATCACAGTATGCTGCGTGATACAAAAAAAGATACACCCTCTTTTACGGTATGGGATGCAGGGCATTGCTGGAAAGATTGGGGCGGGGCCAATGCAACAGGAATTTTTAAAGGCGGTATTGTACAGCTGGGCATCGCTTACTGGCCGGGTTTATCCTTTGTTGAGGTGCTGAATAAGATACAGAAAGTTTGCGATATGGATACCGCACTGATCCCGGAATACGTCCCACCTAAAAAGTATGCGCCAGATCCTGAAAAAGGAACCTTTGAATGGAACCTGGTTAACGTTCGGGAACTTGGCAGTAATTTCGTGCTTAGCCAGTACCTGCATTCAAGAGGGCTTTTTGATATAGCCAAAAACCAGCAGGTAAAGGAAGTTTATTACAACCGTGCAAATAGTCCTGAAAATGCGCCGGTATATTATGCGGTTGGCTGGCAGAATGAACACGGTGCCTGGGAGTTTTCCAATGCAAAGGGTTTTAAAAGCTGCATAGGCCCCAAAGGTATCTCACTGATCCCAGGCGATACGCATCACGTTGCCGTATTCGAGGGTTACATGGATTACCTGAGCTGGCAGAAATTACACTCGGAGACAAGGCCAACGGTTATCGTTCTGAACGCCATCACCATGCTGGGGTATGCCCTGGAAAGGATCAGGAGCTTCCAGACAGTAGATGTTTATTTTGACAATGACGACCCAGGAAGAAAATGTACGGGGTTATTACTAAAAGAAATACCACATGCTGTTGACCGCTCTTATGAGTACCAGGGTTATAACGACTATAACGATAAATTGAAGGCTGATTTGCAAAATCCAGACCACCCGGCCCAGGGACCACTGGCAGAAATGTTAAATCATTCAACCGGCCGGAAACGGTAG
- a CDS encoding TraG family conjugative transposon ATPase, producing MQRERKTAFKMPYAGIDTYNGLHILYGEKGDFSMILHITNPVLQYGADPDAYSAYQSLLLNIIKILGEGHIIQKQDVFIRRKYKAVPAGEFLQQKYHAHFEGREYTDIKTYLVITRQVKHGAFYTFDKKVLADFFQNMAKLSDLLASAGLNPRYLNEAEINRYVSKVLSMEFASPHTALNNMRCGDEQLNLGNLAIRCISMVNTDSVDLPEKVGAYIEKQDNKGMRDFPVDNLSFLHQVPGYRVIIYNQLLEIPAQQMTLNKLELKRKRHSGVPDPANLICVEDIDLLLVDVARENQLLVNAHYSMIVCAEEEQIRKAVNYIEAALFQQGIIPSRNAYNQLELFRCALPGNGVELKKYDWFLTTADAALCFFFKESLLKDEPSDFLVRFTDRQGVPVAIDLSDLPVRTGRMNARNRFCLGPSGAGKSFLINSLVEQYMLYNMDVVIVDTGHSYSGLCAYYQGKYITWSDSKPITMNPFAIDESEYNIEKKDFLCTLISLLWKGAEGTVSTVEQDVIANVISAYYSQYFDTGTSQQAGRPQLNFNSFYEFALKKIPQIKSEEHIPFDLDEFRYVLKKFYKGGEFDTILNEPADQSLFSERFIVFEIDNVKDTKIFPVVTLIIMDVFIQKMRHRTSQRKALIIEEAWVRREVA from the coding sequence ATGCAGCGAGAAAGAAAAACAGCATTTAAAATGCCCTATGCCGGGATCGATACCTATAACGGCCTGCACATACTATACGGGGAGAAAGGCGATTTCTCTATGATCCTGCACATCACTAACCCCGTGCTGCAATACGGCGCCGACCCGGACGCCTATTCTGCTTATCAAAGCCTGCTGCTGAATATTATTAAGATACTCGGCGAAGGACATATCATCCAAAAACAGGATGTATTTATCCGCAGGAAATATAAGGCCGTACCTGCCGGAGAATTTTTACAGCAAAAGTACCATGCCCATTTTGAAGGAAGGGAATACACCGATATTAAAACCTATCTGGTCATTACCCGCCAGGTCAAACACGGCGCATTTTACACCTTTGATAAAAAGGTGCTGGCCGATTTTTTCCAGAACATGGCCAAACTTTCCGACCTGCTGGCCAGTGCCGGGCTCAATCCCCGCTACCTGAACGAGGCAGAGATCAACCGCTACGTGAGCAAGGTGCTCAGCATGGAATTTGCTTCGCCCCATACCGCGCTCAACAATATGCGCTGCGGGGACGAGCAACTGAATTTGGGAAACCTGGCCATCCGCTGCATTAGCATGGTCAATACAGACAGCGTAGACCTGCCGGAAAAGGTGGGCGCTTACATTGAAAAACAGGACAATAAGGGTATGCGGGATTTTCCCGTAGATAACCTTTCCTTTCTGCACCAGGTGCCCGGATACCGGGTCATCATCTATAACCAGCTGCTGGAAATACCGGCCCAGCAGATGACGCTCAATAAACTGGAACTGAAACGAAAACGCCATTCAGGGGTACCTGATCCGGCTAACCTGATCTGCGTGGAAGATATAGACCTGCTACTGGTGGATGTGGCCAGAGAAAACCAGCTGCTGGTTAATGCCCATTATTCCATGATCGTCTGCGCGGAGGAAGAACAGATCAGAAAAGCAGTTAATTATATAGAGGCCGCACTTTTCCAGCAGGGCATTATTCCATCGCGTAACGCTTATAATCAGTTGGAACTGTTCCGCTGTGCCCTGCCCGGCAACGGCGTAGAGCTGAAAAAATACGACTGGTTCCTGACCACCGCCGATGCAGCGCTCTGTTTCTTTTTTAAGGAATCCCTGCTAAAGGATGAACCGTCTGATTTTTTGGTTCGCTTTACCGACCGTCAGGGGGTGCCGGTAGCGATTGACCTATCCGATTTGCCGGTTCGCACAGGCCGTATGAACGCGCGGAATCGTTTCTGTTTAGGGCCGTCAGGAGCTGGAAAATCTTTCCTGATAAATTCTCTGGTCGAGCAGTATATGCTGTACAACATGGACGTCGTGATCGTGGATACCGGGCATTCCTATTCCGGCCTGTGCGCCTACTACCAGGGGAAATACATTACCTGGTCCGACAGCAAGCCGATCACCATGAATCCTTTTGCCATAGATGAAAGTGAATACAATATTGAGAAGAAGGACTTTTTGTGTACCCTAATCAGCTTACTATGGAAAGGCGCGGAAGGAACGGTAAGCACCGTTGAACAGGACGTGATCGCCAACGTGATCTCCGCTTACTACAGCCAGTATTTTGATACGGGTACCAGTCAGCAGGCCGGGAGACCCCAGCTAAATTTCAACTCTTTTTATGAGTTTGCCCTAAAGAAGATCCCGCAGATCAAAAGCGAGGAACATATACCCTTTGACCTGGACGAGTTCCGATATGTACTGAAAAAATTCTATAAGGGCGGTGAGTTTGACACGATCCTGAACGAGCCTGCCGATCAGTCCCTGTTTTCCGAACGTTTTATAGTCTTTGAAATTGATAATGTAAAGGATACCAAAATTTTCCCGGTGGTCACCCTGATAATCATGGACGTTTTTATCCAGAAAATGCGTCACAGGACATCCCAGCGCAAAGCCCTGATTATTGAGGAAGCATGGGTGCGACGAGAAGTTGCATAA
- a CDS encoding DUF4133 domain-containing protein, whose translation MTAKYAIYKGLQKPLIYRGFKGKFIYWGIGSLAGGLILGGLIGALTSMYLGGFLTIALIAAGLGYTFFRQKDGLHSKTRNTGVIIHPVHLKINHAARKKNSI comes from the coding sequence ATGACCGCTAAGTATGCAATCTATAAGGGGCTTCAAAAGCCCCTTATTTACCGTGGCTTCAAAGGGAAATTCATCTATTGGGGCATCGGCTCACTGGCCGGCGGCCTGATCCTGGGCGGCCTGATCGGGGCGCTTACCAGTATGTACCTGGGCGGTTTCCTGACCATTGCCCTGATCGCTGCCGGCCTCGGCTACACCTTTTTTCGCCAAAAGGACGGCCTGCACTCCAAAACCCGGAACACCGGGGTCATTATCCATCCAGTCCATTTAAAAATCAACCATGCAGCGAGAAAGAAAAACAGCATTTAA